One Amycolatopsis sp. NBC_00355 genomic window carries:
- a CDS encoding amidohydrolase family protein yields the protein MTLLVGARVLDPDTGETSRADVRLDGDRITEVGPGLDGDGRVDCAGGLLIPGLIDCHVHVAFPRPEPLPRSARVLEAVPVLRKLLARGITTVRDAWGADAGMRHALREGWITGPDLLISLRQLSPTGGLGDSWEPPAGAVDHFGDPSLPDPLYDGPDAARAAVRRMVRAGADWIKVGASGAMRAVRAGVDVRPTDEELVALVDEARRCGRDVLAHAHTSVAVVSAARAGVRSVEHGTFLDDEAVAALGNAWYVPTLVPNHDGEFAADHRRSVRLAAEAGVRIAAGSDLAPRPMST from the coding sequence ATGACCCTGCTCGTCGGCGCGCGGGTGCTCGACCCCGACACCGGCGAGACGAGCCGCGCGGACGTCCGGCTCGACGGTGACCGGATCACCGAAGTCGGCCCCGGACTCGACGGCGACGGGCGGGTCGACTGCGCGGGCGGGCTGCTGATCCCGGGGCTCATCGACTGTCACGTGCACGTCGCGTTCCCGCGGCCCGAGCCGTTGCCGCGCAGCGCCCGGGTGCTCGAAGCCGTGCCCGTGCTGCGGAAGCTGCTCGCGCGCGGGATCACCACCGTCCGCGACGCCTGGGGCGCGGACGCCGGCATGCGACACGCGTTGCGGGAAGGCTGGATCACCGGCCCGGACCTGCTGATCAGCCTCCGCCAGCTCAGCCCGACCGGCGGCCTCGGGGACAGCTGGGAGCCGCCCGCGGGCGCTGTCGACCACTTCGGCGACCCGTCACTGCCGGACCCGCTGTACGACGGGCCGGACGCGGCGCGTGCGGCGGTCCGCCGGATGGTGCGTGCCGGCGCGGACTGGATCAAGGTCGGCGCGAGCGGTGCGATGCGGGCGGTCCGCGCGGGCGTGGACGTCCGCCCGACCGACGAAGAACTCGTCGCGCTGGTCGACGAGGCTCGCCGGTGCGGGCGGGACGTCCTGGCCCACGCGCACACGTCCGTCGCCGTGGTCTCGGCGGCCCGCGCGGGGGTGCGGAGTGTCGAGCACGGCACCTTCCTGGACGACGAAGCCGTTGCGGCGCTGGGGAACGCCTGGTACGTGCCGACGCTGGTGCCGAACCACGACGGCGAGTTCGCCGCGGACCACCGCCGGTCGGTGCGCCTCGCCGCCGAGGCGGGCGTCCGGATCGCCGCGGGCTCGGACCTCGCCCCACGACCCATGTCGACTTGA
- a CDS encoding succinate dehydrogenase/fumarate reductase iron-sulfur subunit → MSYKASFRVWRGDDTGGALQDFSVEVNEGEVVLDIIHRLQATQASDLAVRWNCKAGKCGSCSAEINGKPRLLCMTRMSTFTEDEVVTVTPMRTFPVIRDLVTDVSFNYTKAREIPSFTPPADLKPSDYRMQQVDVERSQEFRKCIECFLCQNTCHVVRDHEENKESFAGPRYLMRIAELEMHPLDVADRRDAAQDEHGLGYCNITKCCSEVCPEGIHITDNALIPMKERVADRKYDPIVWLGNKLFRRDQ, encoded by the coding sequence ATGAGCTACAAGGCGAGTTTCCGGGTCTGGCGCGGCGACGACACGGGCGGCGCCCTGCAGGACTTCAGCGTGGAGGTGAACGAGGGTGAGGTCGTCCTCGACATCATCCACCGGCTGCAGGCCACGCAGGCGTCGGATCTGGCGGTGCGCTGGAACTGCAAGGCGGGCAAGTGCGGTTCGTGCTCGGCGGAGATCAACGGCAAGCCGCGGCTGCTGTGCATGACGCGGATGTCGACGTTCACCGAGGACGAGGTCGTCACGGTGACGCCGATGCGGACGTTCCCGGTGATCCGCGACCTGGTCACCGACGTGTCGTTCAACTACACGAAGGCCCGGGAGATCCCGTCGTTCACCCCGCCCGCCGACCTGAAGCCCAGTGACTACCGGATGCAGCAGGTGGACGTCGAGCGCTCGCAGGAGTTCCGCAAGTGCATCGAGTGCTTCCTGTGCCAGAACACCTGCCACGTCGTGCGCGACCACGAGGAGAACAAGGAGTCCTTCGCGGGGCCGCGGTACCTGATGCGGATCGCCGAGCTGGAGATGCACCCGCTCGACGTCGCCGACCGGCGTGACGCGGCCCAGGACGAGCACGGCCTCGGCTACTGCAACATCACCAAGTGCTGCAGCGAGGTCTGCCCGGAGGGCATCCACATCACCGACAACGCGCTCATCCCGATGAAGGAGCGCGTGGCCGACCGCAAGTACGACCCGATCGTCTGGCTGGGCAACAAGCTCTTCCGCCGGGATCAGTGA
- a CDS encoding regulatory protein RecX has translation MPPSELPPEERYKKAKEICFDLLAVRARTQEELRQALHRKGFDEETSETLLGKLDRAGLVNDAEFAELWVKSRHETQGLSRTALMAELRRKGVDDEVAAQAAGEVDRESEEQMARELVRKRLGSLGNVDEQTALRRLLGFLARKGYPQGLAYTVIKEELREYGAESTLLDDAYID, from the coding sequence ATCCCGCCGTCGGAGCTGCCCCCGGAGGAGCGCTACAAGAAGGCCAAGGAGATCTGCTTCGATCTCCTGGCCGTGCGTGCGCGTACTCAAGAGGAGCTCCGGCAGGCCTTGCACCGCAAGGGCTTCGACGAGGAGACCAGCGAAACCCTGCTCGGCAAGCTCGACCGGGCGGGGTTGGTCAACGACGCGGAGTTCGCGGAGCTGTGGGTGAAGTCCCGGCACGAGACCCAGGGGCTGTCCCGCACCGCGCTGATGGCCGAGCTGCGACGCAAGGGCGTCGACGACGAGGTCGCGGCGCAGGCGGCGGGAGAGGTCGACCGCGAGTCCGAGGAGCAGATGGCCAGGGAACTGGTCCGCAAGCGGCTCGGCTCCCTGGGCAACGTCGACGAGCAGACGGCGTTGCGGCGCCTGCTCGGCTTCCTGGCGCGTAAGGGCTACCCGCAAGGGCTGGCGTACACGGTGATCAAGGAGGAACTCCGCGAGTACGGCGCGGAGTCCACTCTCCTGGACGACGCCTACATCGACTGA
- a CDS encoding fumarate reductase/succinate dehydrogenase flavoprotein subunit produces the protein MTEVERHSYDVVVIGAGGAGLRAVIEARERGYRVAVVCKSLFGKAHTVMAEGGCAASMGNANSNDNWQVHFRDTMRGGKFLNNWRMAELHAKEAPDRVWELETYGALFDRTADGRISQRNFGGHTYPRLAHVGDRTGLELIRTMQQKIVSLQQEDFAETGDYEAKIKVFAECTVTELLTADGAIAGAFGYWRESGRFILFDAPAVVLATGGIGKSFKVTSNSWEYTGDGHALALRAGAKLINMEFVQFHPTGMVWPPSVKGILVTEGVRGDGGVLKNSEGKRFMFEYVPEVFKGQYAESEEEADRWYADADNNRRTPDLLPRDEVARAINSEVKEGRGSPHGGVFLDIASRLPTEEIKKRLPSMYHQFKELADVDITAEAMEVGPTCHYVMGGIEVDPDTAAASVPGLFAAGECSGGMHGSNRLGGNSLSDLLVFGRRAGLGAAEYVLGLTDRPVVAQSDVDAAAKMALAPFDPPEGATAENPYTLHTELQQSMNDLVGIIRKAGEIQQALEKLGELRQRILRVTVEGHRQFNPGWHLAIDLRNMLMVSECVAKAALTRTESRGGHTRDDHPGMDPEWRHKLLVCSASEGDNPVVPDIGVVVQEQLPLRQDLLELFEFGELGKYYTDSELEPHPGSKA, from the coding sequence ATGACCGAGGTCGAACGGCACAGCTACGACGTGGTGGTGATCGGTGCCGGTGGTGCCGGCCTGCGCGCGGTGATCGAAGCGCGCGAACGCGGTTACCGCGTCGCGGTCGTGTGCAAGTCCCTGTTCGGCAAGGCGCACACGGTGATGGCCGAAGGTGGCTGCGCCGCGTCGATGGGCAACGCGAACTCGAACGACAACTGGCAGGTCCACTTCCGCGACACCATGCGTGGCGGGAAGTTCCTCAACAACTGGCGGATGGCCGAGCTGCACGCCAAGGAGGCGCCGGACCGCGTCTGGGAGCTCGAGACCTACGGCGCCCTGTTCGACCGCACCGCGGACGGCCGGATCAGCCAGCGCAACTTCGGCGGGCACACGTACCCGCGGCTGGCGCACGTCGGTGACCGCACCGGGCTCGAACTGATCCGCACGATGCAGCAGAAGATCGTTTCGCTGCAGCAGGAGGACTTCGCCGAGACCGGGGACTACGAGGCGAAGATCAAGGTCTTCGCCGAGTGCACGGTCACCGAGCTGCTGACCGCCGACGGCGCCATCGCCGGCGCGTTCGGCTACTGGCGGGAAAGCGGCCGGTTCATCCTGTTCGACGCGCCGGCGGTCGTGCTCGCGACCGGCGGCATCGGCAAGTCGTTCAAGGTGACGTCGAACTCGTGGGAGTACACCGGCGACGGCCACGCGCTGGCGCTGCGGGCGGGCGCGAAGCTGATCAACATGGAGTTCGTCCAGTTCCACCCGACCGGGATGGTCTGGCCGCCGAGCGTCAAGGGCATCCTCGTCACCGAAGGCGTGCGCGGTGACGGCGGTGTGCTCAAGAACTCCGAGGGCAAGCGGTTCATGTTCGAGTACGTGCCCGAGGTCTTCAAGGGCCAGTACGCCGAAAGCGAAGAGGAAGCCGACCGCTGGTACGCCGACGCGGACAACAACCGGCGCACGCCGGACCTGCTGCCGCGCGACGAGGTGGCCCGCGCGATCAACTCCGAAGTCAAGGAGGGGCGCGGGTCCCCGCACGGCGGCGTGTTCCTCGACATCGCCAGCCGGCTGCCGACCGAGGAGATCAAGAAGCGGCTGCCGTCGATGTACCACCAGTTCAAGGAGCTGGCGGACGTCGACATCACGGCGGAGGCGATGGAGGTCGGCCCGACCTGCCACTACGTGATGGGCGGCATCGAGGTCGACCCGGACACGGCCGCGGCGAGCGTGCCCGGCCTGTTCGCCGCCGGCGAGTGCTCGGGCGGGATGCACGGCTCCAACCGGCTCGGCGGCAACTCGCTGTCGGACCTGCTGGTGTTCGGCCGCCGCGCCGGCCTCGGCGCCGCCGAGTACGTGCTGGGCCTGACCGACCGGCCCGTGGTCGCGCAGTCCGATGTGGACGCCGCGGCGAAGATGGCGCTCGCGCCGTTCGACCCGCCGGAGGGCGCGACGGCCGAGAACCCGTACACCCTGCACACCGAGCTGCAGCAGTCGATGAACGACCTGGTCGGCATCATCCGCAAGGCCGGGGAGATCCAGCAGGCGCTGGAGAAACTGGGCGAGCTGCGGCAGCGGATCCTGCGCGTCACGGTCGAGGGGCACCGGCAGTTCAACCCCGGCTGGCACCTCGCCATCGACCTGCGGAACATGCTGATGGTCAGCGAGTGCGTCGCGAAGGCGGCCCTGACCCGGACGGAAAGCCGCGGCGGGCACACTCGTGACGACCACCCGGGCATGGATCCCGAGTGGCGTCACAAGCTGCTCGTGTGCTCGGCGAGCGAGGGCGACAACCCCGTCGTCCCGGACATCGGTGTCGTGGTGCAGGAGCAGCTGCCGCTGCGGCAGGACCTGCTGGAGCTGTTCGAGTTCGGCGAGCTCGGCAAGTACTACACCGACTCCGAACTGGAGCCGCACCCCGGGAGCAAAGCATGA
- a CDS encoding MFS transporter, with translation MLGFRLPAKPAVQRAVRLTYGFQFFFGLLLWVPIFYQYQKLIGLDDGEIFGIQSIYYIVFCLLEIPTGMIADRFDYRTSLKAGAAVLVAANLVPVFLGSYTGFLIHFILIALARSLVSGAQSAYLYEYLHANGAGEHYLRVEGVGRAYSLIGKIVYWPVIGLLMAWNLPSPYWLTALNAAVALAFAIRLPAVPGGRQVRDKTASLLAGVGGALSALRSSRWLFLLMVQGIAMFTLVRICQVNLFQPILESKTLSVNWFGAVLAAMTVFEALGAARPHRLRRAIGPVASVFTLTIVMALCLGFIVLSGSFATVVLLCVFAVATGISFPIQKQLLNDSIPDSRYRATLLSMESIVDRAVCALVAVALGAYLSAGRLDEFLVLSAVVTCVVMGLLAVLLLVVRKHRSDRRLPVGREPAPARSA, from the coding sequence ATGCTGGGCTTTCGCCTGCCCGCGAAACCCGCCGTTCAGCGCGCCGTGCGGCTGACCTACGGGTTCCAGTTCTTCTTCGGCCTGTTGTTGTGGGTGCCGATCTTCTACCAGTACCAGAAGCTCATCGGCCTCGACGACGGCGAGATCTTCGGCATCCAGAGCATCTACTACATCGTGTTCTGCCTGCTGGAGATCCCGACCGGGATGATCGCCGACCGGTTCGACTACCGCACGTCGCTGAAGGCCGGCGCCGCTGTGCTCGTGGCGGCGAACCTGGTTCCGGTGTTCCTCGGTTCCTACACCGGGTTCCTGATCCACTTCATCCTGATCGCCCTGGCCCGCTCGCTGGTTTCCGGCGCGCAGAGCGCGTACCTCTACGAGTACCTGCACGCGAACGGCGCCGGCGAGCACTACCTTCGCGTCGAAGGCGTCGGCCGCGCGTACAGCCTGATCGGCAAGATCGTGTACTGGCCGGTGATCGGGCTGCTGATGGCGTGGAACCTCCCTTCCCCGTACTGGCTGACGGCCCTCAACGCGGCCGTCGCCCTCGCGTTCGCGATCAGGCTCCCGGCCGTCCCGGGCGGCCGTCAGGTCCGGGACAAGACGGCGTCACTGCTCGCGGGCGTCGGCGGCGCGCTGTCGGCACTGCGTTCGTCGCGCTGGCTGTTCTTGCTGATGGTGCAGGGCATCGCGATGTTCACACTGGTGCGCATCTGCCAGGTGAACCTGTTCCAGCCGATCCTCGAGTCGAAGACGCTTTCGGTGAACTGGTTCGGCGCGGTACTGGCCGCCATGACGGTCTTCGAGGCCCTCGGCGCGGCCCGCCCCCACCGGCTGCGCCGCGCCATCGGCCCGGTCGCCTCGGTGTTCACGCTGACGATCGTGATGGCCCTGTGCCTCGGGTTCATCGTGCTGTCGGGCTCGTTCGCGACGGTGGTGCTGCTGTGCGTCTTCGCGGTGGCGACGGGTATTTCGTTCCCGATCCAGAAGCAGCTGCTGAACGACTCCATCCCGGACTCCCGCTACCGCGCGACACTCCTGTCGATGGAGTCCATTGTGGACCGAGCGGTGTGCGCTTTGGTGGCGGTCGCACTGGGCGCGTACCTGTCGGCCGGCCGGCTCGACGAGTTCCTGGTGCTGTCGGCCGTGGTCACGTGCGTGGTGATGGGCCTGCTCGCGGTGCTGTTGCTGGTGGTCCGCAAGCACCGCTCGGACCGCCGGCTGCCGGTCGGACGGGAGCCGGCGCCCGCCCGCTCCGCCTGA
- the edd gene encoding phosphogluconate dehydratase has product MSHTSTTPLHRVVADVTARITERSAATRAAYLGRTAAAHEEGPVRRGLACSNLAHGFAAMESADKEALRAARAPGVAIVSSYNDLLSAHQPMQEYPAWLKKSVRGAGGVAQFAGGVPAMCDGITQGRAGMELSLFSREVIAMSTAIALSHDMFDAALLLGVCDKIVPGLLIGALSFGHLPVVLVPAGPMNSGLPNKEKARVRQLYAEGLATREDLLDAEAASYHSAGTCTFYGTANSNQMVVEVMGLHLPGASFVQPGSALRRALTEEAGRRVVTLSRGEEYTPVSRILDEKAFVNGVVALLATGGSTNHTMHLVAVAAAAGVQLTWDDFSDLSAVVPQLARVYPNGSADINHFHAAGGIQFLVGTLLDAGLLHEDVHTVAGFGLHRYRAEPILSDGELVWRDVPTRSLDEEVLRPAWRPFAADGGLRMVAGNLGRAVVKVSAVAPERRIVQAPARVFTTQEQFTAAFEAGELDRDVVVVIRQQGPRANGMPELHGLTPALGVLMDRGHQVALLTDGRMSGASGKIPAAIQVTPEAAAGGPIARVADGDVVRLDAAAGTLDVFVGDEELALRDLVDSPPSEASWTGTGRELFAALRRAVGPADQGASVFGGLTPEHFGIPTHSLETQEVGQ; this is encoded by the coding sequence ATGAGCCACACCTCCACCACGCCCCTCCACCGCGTCGTCGCCGACGTCACCGCCCGCATCACCGAGCGCAGTGCCGCGACCCGCGCCGCGTACCTCGGCCGCACGGCCGCCGCGCACGAAGAGGGGCCCGTCCGCCGCGGCCTCGCGTGCAGCAACCTCGCCCACGGCTTCGCCGCCATGGAGAGCGCCGACAAGGAGGCCCTGCGGGCCGCCCGCGCCCCCGGCGTCGCGATCGTCTCGTCCTACAACGACCTGCTCTCGGCGCACCAGCCGATGCAGGAGTACCCGGCCTGGCTGAAGAAGTCCGTCCGCGGCGCGGGCGGCGTCGCCCAGTTCGCCGGCGGCGTGCCCGCGATGTGCGACGGCATCACGCAGGGCCGCGCGGGCATGGAGCTGTCCCTGTTCAGCCGCGAGGTCATCGCGATGTCGACGGCCATCGCGCTGTCCCACGACATGTTCGACGCGGCGCTGCTGCTGGGCGTCTGCGACAAGATCGTGCCCGGCCTGCTGATCGGCGCCCTGTCCTTCGGCCACCTGCCGGTCGTGCTCGTGCCGGCCGGGCCGATGAACTCGGGCCTGCCGAACAAGGAGAAGGCGCGCGTCCGGCAGCTGTACGCCGAGGGCCTCGCGACCCGCGAAGACCTGCTCGACGCCGAAGCGGCGTCCTACCACTCGGCCGGGACCTGCACGTTCTACGGCACGGCCAACTCCAACCAGATGGTCGTCGAGGTGATGGGCCTGCACCTGCCCGGCGCCAGCTTCGTCCAGCCCGGATCGGCGCTGCGCCGCGCGCTGACCGAGGAGGCCGGGCGCCGCGTCGTCACGCTCTCGCGCGGCGAGGAGTACACGCCGGTCTCGCGGATCCTCGACGAGAAGGCGTTCGTCAACGGCGTCGTGGCGCTGCTGGCCACGGGCGGGTCGACCAACCACACGATGCACCTGGTCGCGGTCGCCGCGGCCGCCGGCGTCCAGCTGACCTGGGACGACTTCTCCGACCTCTCGGCCGTCGTGCCGCAGCTGGCGCGGGTCTACCCGAACGGCAGCGCCGACATCAACCACTTCCACGCCGCCGGCGGCATCCAGTTCCTGGTCGGCACGCTGCTCGACGCCGGGCTGCTGCACGAGGACGTGCACACCGTGGCCGGCTTCGGCCTGCACCGCTACCGCGCCGAGCCGATCCTGTCCGACGGCGAGCTGGTCTGGCGCGACGTGCCGACCCGCAGCCTCGACGAAGAGGTGCTGCGCCCGGCGTGGCGCCCGTTCGCCGCGGACGGCGGGCTGCGGATGGTCGCGGGCAACCTCGGCCGCGCCGTGGTCAAGGTGTCCGCCGTGGCGCCCGAGCGCCGGATCGTCCAGGCGCCGGCCCGGGTGTTCACGACGCAGGAGCAGTTCACGGCCGCCTTCGAGGCCGGCGAGCTGGACCGCGACGTCGTCGTGGTGATCCGGCAGCAGGGGCCGCGGGCCAACGGCATGCCGGAGCTGCACGGGCTCACCCCGGCGCTGGGCGTGCTGATGGACCGCGGGCACCAGGTGGCGCTGCTCACCGACGGCCGCATGTCGGGCGCGTCCGGCAAGATCCCGGCCGCGATCCAGGTGACCCCGGAAGCCGCGGCGGGCGGCCCGATCGCCCGCGTCGCGGACGGCGACGTCGTCCGCCTCGACGCCGCCGCGGGCACCCTCGACGTCTTCGTCGGTGACGAAGAACTCGCCCTGCGTGACCTTGTGGATTCGCCGCCGTCCGAAGCATCCTGGACCGGCACCGGCCGAGAGCTGTTCGCCGCGTTGCGCCGTGCCGTCGGCCCCGCCGACCAGGGCGCTTCGGTGTTCGGAGGGCTGACGCCGGAGCACTTCGGCATCCCCACGCACTCGTTGGAAACCCAGGAGGTTGGTCAGTGA
- the eda gene encoding bifunctional 4-hydroxy-2-oxoglutarate aldolase/2-dehydro-3-deoxy-phosphogluconate aldolase yields MTTGSDLLALSPVMPVVVIDDADDAVPTARALLAGGIGVIELTLRTPAALSAIERVATEVPDIAIGAGTVTSPGQAKQAADAGSKFLVTPGCTDAVLDACFETGLPFLPGASTVSEAMRLAERGLTALKFFPAEASGGVAYLKSIAGPLPGLKFCPTGGITVASAPSYLALPNVGCIGGSWLTSSLDVATIEKLAAEAARL; encoded by the coding sequence GTGACCACCGGTTCGGACCTGCTCGCGCTGTCCCCCGTGATGCCCGTCGTGGTGATCGACGACGCCGACGACGCGGTGCCCACGGCCCGGGCCCTGCTCGCCGGCGGGATCGGGGTCATCGAGCTGACCCTCCGCACGCCGGCGGCGTTGTCGGCGATCGAGCGCGTCGCGACCGAGGTCCCGGACATCGCGATCGGCGCCGGCACGGTCACCTCACCGGGCCAGGCGAAGCAGGCGGCCGACGCGGGCTCGAAGTTCCTCGTGACGCCGGGCTGCACGGACGCCGTCCTCGACGCGTGCTTCGAGACCGGCTTGCCGTTCCTGCCCGGCGCGAGCACGGTGTCGGAGGCGATGCGGCTGGCCGAGCGTGGGCTCACGGCGTTGAAGTTCTTCCCGGCCGAGGCGTCCGGCGGGGTCGCGTACCTGAAGTCGATCGCGGGGCCGTTGCCGGGGCTGAAGTTCTGCCCGACGGGCGGGATCACGGTCGCGTCGGCACCGTCGTACCTCGCGCTGCCGAACGTCGGCTGCATCGGCGGCTCGTGGCTGACGTCCTCGCTCGATGTCGCCACGATCGAGAAGCTGGCCGCGGAAGCCGCGCGGCTGTAG
- a CDS encoding PEP/pyruvate-binding domain-containing protein: MSLTSVVAPSTSPENVAALVGERLSLSALHQLCGTLGGYSFVKVVVDRELRTIHFLNDARHSFHAIYIGEEILGVPEERVRAEIDSYNERFYHAPDRRFLLGILALHTRQEKKILSLETVEVDTMPAALIREFHAFVAEYVDPALPLLFKPANQLQERLVREIPASELPRVFAHELFSTAPFVALNPGTTTGRLRAFRTEAEYRAATTTAGLAWSDIIVMDRVPDDIPRLSGIVNARHTTPLSHTNVLATGWQIPNAVQLGALAEIDRRGLDGKWVEYTVDARSLTLREIDEPADATPPSWYAQRVTLEEPESDHSPIVDLARLRASDRYRYGTKAANLGELHHVLACGSQRLLGFYQVPRPPRENLLPHLAQLLEQTAGTTDASAAGIGSTSGSMGTADSSTTAGSLHTTAGLAAANSLGTTTNPAAANDLCTADSSTATGSAAANNLAAATGSTTAGDLAATTGSSAAGDLGAAARRLLDQRIRVPRGIALPFSLQRRFLESSPRIQQAIGKLKMALELDAREIEPLCVELQSLIRSARLPGALAGEIDSALVSQLAGVRTFVVRSSSNAEDLAGFSAAGIYESINHVTTAERIFASVKEVWASLVSVRSVRLRHQAGISLDECYMGVVIQEQVAADFGGVLVTTNPMNRADFRTVYVNVSPMVTDVVDGSALPMQYLYSTVEGGGRTLSLGDAESDLDERAHEQLQRLAVAGRLLQAHFSPDYTFDSPVDIEWLADRDHIHIVQLRPYSA, translated from the coding sequence GTGTCCCTGACCAGCGTGGTCGCCCCCAGCACGTCCCCCGAGAACGTCGCCGCACTCGTCGGCGAACGGCTTTCCCTGTCCGCGCTCCACCAGTTGTGCGGCACCCTCGGCGGCTATTCCTTCGTCAAGGTCGTGGTCGATCGCGAACTGCGGACGATCCACTTCCTGAACGACGCGCGCCATTCCTTTCACGCGATCTATATCGGCGAGGAGATCCTCGGCGTCCCCGAAGAGCGGGTGCGCGCCGAGATCGACAGCTACAACGAACGCTTCTACCACGCGCCGGACCGCCGGTTCCTGCTCGGCATCCTCGCCCTGCACACACGGCAGGAGAAGAAGATCCTCTCGCTGGAGACGGTCGAGGTCGACACCATGCCGGCCGCGCTGATCCGCGAGTTCCACGCGTTCGTCGCGGAGTACGTCGACCCGGCGCTGCCGCTGCTGTTCAAGCCGGCGAACCAGCTGCAGGAGCGGCTCGTCCGGGAGATCCCGGCGAGCGAGCTCCCCCGCGTCTTCGCCCACGAACTGTTCTCCACGGCGCCCTTCGTGGCCCTGAACCCGGGCACGACGACCGGGCGGCTGCGCGCGTTCCGCACCGAAGCCGAGTACCGGGCCGCCACGACCACCGCCGGGCTGGCCTGGTCGGACATCATCGTGATGGACCGGGTGCCCGACGACATCCCGCGGCTGTCCGGCATCGTCAACGCCCGGCACACGACCCCGTTGTCGCACACCAACGTGCTGGCCACCGGCTGGCAGATCCCGAACGCCGTCCAGCTCGGCGCGCTGGCCGAGATCGACCGCCGCGGCCTCGACGGCAAGTGGGTCGAGTACACCGTGGACGCCCGGTCGCTCACGCTGCGCGAGATCGACGAGCCGGCCGACGCGACGCCGCCGTCCTGGTACGCCCAGCGCGTCACGCTGGAGGAACCCGAGTCCGACCACAGCCCGATCGTCGACCTCGCGCGGCTGCGCGCATCCGACCGCTACCGCTACGGCACGAAGGCCGCGAACCTCGGCGAGCTGCACCACGTCCTGGCCTGCGGTTCGCAGCGCCTGCTGGGCTTCTACCAGGTCCCGCGGCCGCCGCGGGAGAACCTGCTGCCGCACCTGGCCCAGCTGCTGGAGCAGACGGCGGGAACCACCGACGCCTCGGCCGCCGGCATCGGCTCGACCAGCGGGAGCATGGGCACTGCCGACAGCTCGACCACCGCCGGCAGCCTGCACACCACTGCCGGCTTAGCCGCCGCGAACAGTCTGGGCACCACCACCAACCCGGCCGCCGCCAACGACCTGTGCACCGCCGACAGCTCGACCGCCACCGGCTCAGCCGCTGCCAACAACTTGGCCGCCGCCACGGGCTCGACCACCGCCGGCGACCTGGCCGCCACCACCGGCTCGAGCGCCGCCGGCGACCTGGGTGCGGCCGCCCGCCGGCTGCTCGATCAGCGCATCCGCGTGCCGCGCGGGATCGCCCTGCCGTTTTCGCTGCAGCGGCGGTTCCTCGAGTCGTCGCCGCGGATCCAGCAGGCGATCGGCAAGCTGAAGATGGCGCTGGAGCTGGACGCACGCGAGATCGAGCCGTTGTGCGTCGAGCTGCAGAGCCTGATCCGGTCGGCGCGGCTGCCGGGCGCGCTGGCCGGCGAGATCGACTCCGCGCTGGTGTCCCAGCTGGCCGGGGTGCGGACGTTCGTCGTGCGCAGTTCGTCGAACGCCGAGGACCTCGCCGGGTTTTCGGCCGCCGGGATCTACGAGTCGATCAACCACGTCACCACCGCCGAGCGGATCTTCGCGAGTGTCAAGGAAGTCTGGGCGTCGCTGGTGTCGGTACGCAGCGTCCGGCTGCGCCACCAAGCCGGCATCTCGCTCGACGAGTGCTACATGGGCGTGGTGATCCAGGAACAGGTCGCGGCGGACTTCGGCGGCGTGCTGGTGACGACGAACCCGATGAACCGCGCGGACTTCCGCACGGTCTACGTCAACGTCTCGCCGATGGTCACCGACGTCGTCGACGGTTCGGCGCTGCCCATGCAGTACCTGTACTCGACGGTCGAGGGCGGCGGCCGCACGCTGTCCCTGGGCGACGCGGAGTCGGACCTCGACGAACGAGCCCACGAGCAACTGCAGCGGCTCGCCGTCGCCGGACGCCTGCTGCAGGCGCACTTCTCACCCGACTACACGTTCGACTCGCCGGTGGACATCGAGTGGCTCGCGGATCGCGACCACATCCACATCGTCCAGCTGCGCCCCTATTCGGCCTGA
- a CDS encoding amidohydrolase family protein, producing MTTELRLLAAVLGDAAALKAATSEAARLLRLDDDRGRVEPGLRADLVLLDGTDLDVTDLPGRVRAVWHDGKAVGARE from the coding sequence TTGACGACCGAACTGCGGTTGCTGGCCGCGGTCCTCGGCGACGCGGCGGCCTTGAAGGCGGCCACCAGCGAAGCCGCGAGGCTCTTGCGCCTCGACGACGACCGCGGCCGCGTCGAGCCGGGTTTGCGGGCCGACCTGGTGCTGCTGGACGGCACGGACCTCGACGTGACCGACCTGCCGGGACGGGTCCGGGCGGTCTGGCACGACGGAAAGGCTGTCGGCGCAAGGGAATGA